Proteins encoded together in one Terriglobus saanensis SP1PR4 window:
- the leuS gene encoding leucine--tRNA ligase has translation MSEEQIIDPTQPLRYTPSEIEPRWQAIWDVDASLYAAEDVTEGKPKYYVLEMLPYPSGQLHMGHVRNYSIGDALARYQWMRGFNVLHPMGWDSFGLPAENAAIKNNIPPREWTLGNIAEMRVQMRRMGLSYDWQREVTTCLPDYYKWNQWLFLKMYEKGLAYRKQSKVNWCPQCATVLANEQVVNGRCWRHEDTVVEQRDLTQWFFRITKYADELLDGIDKLDGWPEKVRTMQRNWIGRSEGAEVIFHVTGTSHTITVFTTRIDTIFGATSVQIAPEHPLAKEFGAADSALQQQIDAMIEQQKIAKEADSLGAIEKQGVATGKFATNPFNGEQVPIWIGNYILADYGTGAIMSVPAHDERDFEFATKYGLEIKRVVAPNVDIDELALPYSGEDEAVLIDSGDWTGKNPLEAQGEMAAYAEANGFGKATVTYRLKDWGVSRQRYWGTPIPIVYCDECGMQPVPLEQLPVLLPEKIDISGEGGSPLSRVPEFVNVKCPTCGGEAKRETDTMDTFVDSSWYFYRYTDAKNDSAPFDSAKANYWFPIDQYIGGVEHAILHLIYSRYWTKVMRDLGLIENDEPATRLFTQGMVIKNGAKMSKSKGNIVSPDEMIAKYGADATRMYALFAAPPDRDLEWQEDGVAGISRFLARVYRLTTKYAPAIAAHEKREKKTHAGSFAALTPEGMKLLRKLHQTIAKITLDFSGRWHFNTCIASVMTLMNEISASEALMDGGAIAVETQTEVFRVLTLLLAPFAPFLSQELWGLLGNEGPVFRASWPVADAELAKEDEIEIPVQINGKLASVVRVAADASEDAIKAAAYADEKVAARLAGKTIVKVIYVPGKLVNIVVK, from the coding sequence ATGTCTGAAGAGCAAATCATTGATCCCACGCAGCCGCTGCGTTACACCCCTTCCGAAATTGAACCCCGCTGGCAGGCGATCTGGGACGTGGATGCGTCTCTCTACGCCGCCGAGGACGTAACCGAGGGCAAGCCGAAGTACTACGTTCTGGAGATGCTGCCCTATCCGAGCGGTCAGTTGCACATGGGGCATGTGCGTAACTACTCCATCGGCGATGCGCTGGCGCGCTACCAGTGGATGCGCGGTTTCAATGTGCTGCATCCGATGGGTTGGGACTCGTTCGGGCTTCCGGCGGAGAACGCCGCGATCAAGAACAACATTCCGCCGCGCGAGTGGACGCTGGGCAACATCGCCGAGATGCGCGTGCAGATGCGCCGCATGGGTTTGAGCTACGACTGGCAGCGCGAGGTCACCACCTGTCTACCGGATTACTACAAGTGGAACCAGTGGCTCTTTCTGAAGATGTACGAGAAGGGCCTTGCCTATCGCAAACAGTCGAAGGTGAACTGGTGTCCGCAGTGCGCGACGGTGCTGGCGAACGAGCAGGTGGTCAACGGCCGCTGCTGGCGTCATGAAGACACGGTCGTGGAGCAGCGCGACCTGACGCAGTGGTTCTTCCGCATCACGAAGTACGCGGACGAGTTGCTGGACGGCATCGACAAGCTTGACGGATGGCCGGAGAAGGTCCGCACGATGCAGCGGAACTGGATCGGTCGAAGCGAGGGCGCGGAGGTCATCTTCCATGTCACCGGCACCAGCCATACGATCACGGTCTTCACCACGCGCATCGATACGATCTTTGGCGCGACCAGTGTGCAGATTGCGCCGGAGCATCCGCTGGCAAAGGAGTTCGGCGCAGCCGACTCCGCGTTGCAGCAGCAGATCGACGCGATGATCGAGCAGCAGAAGATTGCCAAGGAAGCTGACTCTCTCGGTGCGATCGAGAAGCAGGGCGTGGCGACGGGCAAGTTCGCGACGAATCCCTTCAACGGCGAACAGGTTCCGATCTGGATTGGCAACTACATTCTTGCGGATTATGGAACCGGCGCGATCATGAGCGTGCCTGCGCATGACGAACGCGATTTTGAGTTTGCGACGAAGTACGGTCTGGAGATCAAGCGTGTCGTCGCGCCGAATGTCGACATAGACGAACTAGCATTGCCCTACAGTGGCGAGGACGAAGCCGTGCTGATCGACTCCGGCGACTGGACGGGAAAGAATCCGTTGGAAGCGCAGGGAGAGATGGCTGCGTACGCTGAGGCGAATGGCTTCGGCAAAGCGACGGTGACGTATCGCCTGAAGGACTGGGGCGTCAGCCGCCAGCGCTATTGGGGTACGCCCATACCGATCGTCTACTGCGACGAGTGCGGCATGCAGCCGGTGCCTTTGGAGCAGCTTCCCGTGCTCTTGCCGGAGAAGATCGACATCAGCGGTGAGGGCGGTTCGCCGCTCTCGCGTGTGCCGGAGTTTGTCAACGTAAAGTGCCCGACCTGCGGTGGCGAGGCGAAGCGCGAGACGGACACGATGGACACCTTCGTCGATTCGAGCTGGTACTTCTATCGCTACACGGATGCGAAGAACGACAGCGCTCCGTTCGATTCGGCAAAGGCTAACTATTGGTTTCCCATCGACCAGTACATCGGTGGTGTGGAACACGCGATCCTGCATTTGATCTATTCGCGCTACTGGACGAAGGTGATGCGCGACCTCGGCCTGATCGAGAACGATGAGCCTGCGACGCGTCTCTTCACGCAGGGCATGGTGATCAAGAATGGCGCGAAGATGTCGAAGTCCAAGGGGAACATCGTCTCCCCTGACGAGATGATCGCGAAGTATGGCGCGGATGCAACGCGCATGTATGCTCTCTTTGCCGCACCCCCGGACCGCGATCTTGAGTGGCAGGAAGATGGCGTTGCGGGCATCTCGCGTTTCCTAGCACGTGTCTATCGGCTGACCACGAAGTACGCACCGGCGATTGCGGCGCATGAGAAGCGCGAGAAGAAGACGCATGCTGGTTCCTTCGCGGCGCTTACGCCCGAAGGCATGAAGCTGCTGCGCAAACTGCATCAGACAATTGCGAAGATCACGCTGGACTTCAGCGGCCGCTGGCACTTCAATACATGCATTGCCTCCGTTATGACGCTGATGAACGAGATCAGCGCAAGTGAGGCGTTGATGGATGGCGGCGCGATTGCCGTGGAGACGCAGACGGAGGTCTTCCGCGTCTTGACGTTGTTGCTTGCGCCGTTCGCTCCGTTCCTCTCGCAGGAGCTGTGGGGACTGCTCGGTAACGAGGGGCCTGTCTTCCGTGCAAGCTGGCCCGTCGCAGATGCGGAGTTGGCAAAGGAAGACGAGATCGAGATCCCGGTCCAGATCAATGGAAAGCTGGCGAGTGTGGTGCGTGTTGCCGCCGATGCCAGCGAGGATGCGATCAAGGCTGCGGCGTATGCAGATGAAAAAGTCGCCGCTCGGTTGGCGGGCAAGACGATCGTGAAGGTGATTTATGTGCCGGGCAAACTCGTCAACATCGTGGTGAAGTGA
- a CDS encoding deoxyribonuclease IV, with product MAETTKATKRIGMHLSTTGGTFTAVERAVECGANCFQIFSSSPRQWKAAAVKPEDAAKMKALRAEHGISPVSIHASYLINLCSQTESVRQNATAAFRGEVERALALGAEYLVLHPGSYKGLTRDQGLAYAAEGIERAIDGLAWQDASFKILLENTAGAEFSLGGKLEQVGELHKHLQKCAPVAVCLDTCHVHVAGYDIVSEAGYEDTVKQISETIGLEHVLLWHCNDAKAACGSKLDRHEHIGDGTIGAAAFRRLLRDPRFAHAAFIAETPVDEPGDILRNMSTLRALAAG from the coding sequence ATGGCAGAGACAACCAAAGCGACGAAGCGCATCGGCATGCACCTTTCCACCACGGGGGGAACCTTTACCGCGGTGGAGCGGGCGGTGGAGTGCGGAGCGAACTGTTTTCAGATTTTTTCCTCGTCCCCAAGGCAGTGGAAGGCGGCTGCGGTGAAGCCGGAAGACGCGGCGAAGATGAAGGCGCTTCGTGCGGAGCACGGGATCAGTCCCGTTTCGATCCACGCCAGCTATTTGATCAACTTGTGCTCCCAGACGGAGTCGGTCCGGCAGAACGCGACGGCGGCGTTTCGCGGAGAGGTGGAACGGGCTCTCGCGCTAGGTGCGGAGTACCTGGTGCTGCATCCAGGGTCGTACAAGGGGCTGACGCGCGACCAGGGACTGGCGTACGCCGCCGAGGGTATCGAACGGGCGATTGACGGCCTTGCCTGGCAGGACGCGAGCTTCAAGATTCTGTTGGAGAACACCGCAGGCGCGGAATTTTCGCTGGGCGGCAAGCTGGAGCAGGTCGGTGAGCTGCACAAGCATCTGCAAAAGTGCGCCCCGGTGGCTGTCTGCCTGGATACCTGCCACGTCCATGTTGCCGGGTACGACATTGTGAGCGAGGCAGGCTACGAGGATACGGTGAAGCAGATCTCCGAGACGATCGGTCTGGAGCATGTGCTGCTTTGGCACTGCAACGACGCCAAGGCCGCCTGCGGCTCGAAGCTCGACCGGCACGAGCACATTGGGGATGGAACGATTGGAGCGGCGGCGTTTCGGCGCTTGCTGCGGGATCCTCGGTTTGCGCATGCGGCCTTCATCGCGGAGACGCCGGTGGACGAGCCGGGAGATATTTTGCGGAATATGAGTACGCTGCGGGCTCTGGCTGCGGGATAA
- a CDS encoding DUF6526 family protein encodes MPQSFKSHAKWDPMTHFVLMPLALILVIGFARALYVRPNPNHFGLLLMAITILLLVEKTRLYALKNQDRIIRLEEQIRLSRLMPTEPAIVEALCVDQLVGLRFASDAEALELARRAVRENLGRKQIKEAITAWRPDECRA; translated from the coding sequence ATGCCTCAGAGCTTCAAGAGCCACGCCAAGTGGGATCCCATGACGCATTTCGTCCTCATGCCCCTCGCCCTCATCCTCGTCATCGGGTTTGCCCGCGCCTTGTATGTGCGCCCAAACCCGAATCACTTCGGTTTATTGCTCATGGCGATCACGATTCTGCTGCTCGTGGAAAAGACCCGCCTCTACGCGCTCAAGAATCAGGACCGCATCATCCGCCTGGAAGAGCAGATCCGGCTCTCCCGCCTCATGCCCACGGAGCCTGCGATCGTCGAAGCCCTCTGCGTCGACCAGCTGGTCGGCCTGCGCTTTGCCTCGGATGCGGAAGCTCTGGAGCTGGCTCGCCGCGCCGTGCGTGAAAACCTCGGACGGAAGCAGATCAAGGAAGCGATCACCGCCTGGCGGCCGGACGAATGTCGCGCTTAG
- a CDS encoding DUF427 domain-containing protein: MAKAMWNGQTVAESETTEMIEGNIYFPEETVKREFLRSSSTSSSCPWKGQARYFTLLVDGQENPDAAWYYPDPKPAARQVKHHIAFWRGVEITK, from the coding sequence ATGGCAAAGGCAATGTGGAACGGCCAGACTGTGGCCGAGAGCGAAACGACCGAGATGATCGAAGGCAATATCTACTTCCCCGAAGAGACAGTAAAGCGCGAGTTCCTGCGCTCCAGCTCGACGAGCTCAAGCTGCCCGTGGAAGGGGCAGGCCCGCTACTTTACGCTTCTGGTAGACGGCCAGGAGAATCCCGACGCCGCCTGGTATTACCCCGATCCCAAACCGGCGGCCCGCCAGGTAAAGCATCACATCGCCTTCTGGCGCGGTGTTGAAATCACGAAGTAA